A window of the Tachysurus fulvidraco isolate hzauxx_2018 chromosome 6, HZAU_PFXX_2.0, whole genome shotgun sequence genome harbors these coding sequences:
- the LOC113644077 gene encoding acid-sensing ion channel 4-A produces the protein MVKIPSKGSARYLSRKYHKSEDYIRDNFLILDIFFEALNYETIEQKKAYDVAGLLGDIGGQMGLFIGASILTVLEILDYIYEVIKFRLQRVLRPQKEEKRPQQQSSTVATVNVQDTKTKEASEHTERNAEGATFTKTFLPNHHHHLHHHHHLSHQNEDFAC, from the exons ATGGTAAAGATTCCCAGTAAAGGTTCTGCGCGATACCTGTCCAGAAAATACCACAAGTCAGAGGATTACATCAG AGACAACTTTCTCATTCTGGACATTTTCTTTGAAGCTCTGAACTATGAGACGATCGAGCAGAAGAAAGCCTACGATGTTGCTGGGTTATTAG GTGATATCGGAGGACAGATGGGACTGTTCATTGGAGCGAGCATCCTCACCGTCCTCGAGATTCTAGACTATATTTATGag gtgATTAAGTTCAGGTTACAGCGAGTGTTGAGGCCACAGAAGGAAGAAAAACGACCACAGCAACAATCCAGCACTGTAGCTACAGTCAACGTGCAGGACACAAAGAcaaag GAAGCCAGTGAGCATACGGAGAGAAATGCAGAGGGTGCAACATTCACCAAAACCTTCCTCCCaaaccaccaccatcatctgcatcatcatcatcaccttaGTCATCAAAATGAGGACTTCGCCTGCTGA